The DNA window GTCATTGGATCAGAGGATTTTTCAAGTACTCCCCATAGAGAAGGCTGCTAATACATAGAAGTATTAAGGATTTGTACTGTAGTTCAAATTTGCTTATGGCTCATAGCTTAAGCTGAATACAGTTATGATACATCACTGCTGAGATTCCTGTTCTGAGAAAATGAGCCCTCATTGCAGTGGCATTCAAGTTGTCTAAGGCGAAACCTGATGAGACCCTACAGCTGCTCCACAATGTTCTTTTTGGCAAGAAATCTACGGTCTCTTTCAAGCCTAAACTTTTGAAATGAGCATTTTTCATGTTAGATTCTAAGCATTTTTATGTATCTTTTATCCTGGTGCTTctgttttatatattttccaGGTGCACACACTCAAGAAAAACATAGGCCTCTTTTCTGGTTTTGTATGGGCTAAGAATGAGGTAACCTTCTTTTAATCTTTTCGTTTTTATGAGTTTGGTGAGTCAACACTCATGAGTATGTCTATCTGTTTATTGCAACTAATTAATATTGCTGTTGTTTTCAATGTTCAACAGAAAAAGCAAAGGACAACAGTCGAGGAGAAATTTGAGAAATGTGTTAAAGGGCAGTTGCTGGCTTTTTGTGATATTCTCAATATCCCTGTCACCAAATTGACCACAAAGAAGGTAACATCTTACAGTATATAGGTATGGAATTTCTAGAATTTCCTTGTCTAATTGCAGACTGTGTTATTTAGGAACTTATAACAAAGTTATTGGACTTCTTGGAATCTCCACATGCTGCAACAGATAGCTTGCTTGCTGACATGGAGAAGGTAAATCAGTCGTAGTATGGTCATGCATGTTGTATCGATGTTACACTAGCATTATTTGTAGCCATTTTTTACCTGATCACACATCATCAAAAGGGTAAGAAGCGGAAGAGTATGGAATCAACAAGCAAAAGTCCTACTTCTTCTAATGCGACTGCTGGAAAATCGAAACAGATGGGGCTTTTCTTTATAATGCACTTAATGTTATTTTCTGTGGAATGTGGGTTGAGATTGGTGTTAAAAGAAATGTTGATGTGCGAAACTTGAGACTTAGAATTGTCGTATCCTGagatttgtaatttttgattGCCTTGTATCCTTCTGCATATACCTCATTGTGCTGTTGTTCATTGATCTATCTGACATGTAGAAACAAAAGTTGAGTTCTCAATCTGGGAAGAAGTCAAAGTCTTctattgaagaagaagaagacaatgaTAGAGAAGCCAAATCTTCACAAATTGACGATAATCATGATGATGACAGCACAGTTGGTGATGGAGAAAGTGAAGATGAGCATCACTCAGAAGAAGGGATAGATGATGATGACGGCAAAGTTGGTGAGGGAGAAAGTGAAGAAGAGCATCACTCAGAAGAAGCAACAGATGATGATGACAGCAAAGTTGGTGAGGGAGAAAGTGAAGAGGAGCATCACTTAGAAGAAgcaaatgatgatgatgatgacagcACAGCTGGTGAAGGAGAAAGTGAAGATGAGCATCACTCAGAAGAAGGAAcagatgatgatgaagatgagtCTGGTAAACATATGGATGTTGAGCAAAGTTCCTCAAAGAAAAGAGGTAAGAAAGATAGTGGGAAGTCTGAATTGAAGTGTAACAAGTCTGTTGGTAAAGGAAGCAATGTAACAGCATCCAAAACTGGTAAATCTACTCAAAAGGGTAAAGTTACGACCCGTTCGAGCAAGAAGAAAAAGGAGGAAGACAATGTGAGTTTATCTGATGTGGGGTTGATGATTATAGGGTGTGTAAATCAAGATTTTGTATTGTGAAATGCACAAGATTTTTGTTTTCACTGTTGATAGTTTGTGACTGGATTATATTTAATAGTCTGTGTGATTGAATAGTCATGTTTCATTTGGGATTGGCCTCCTTGTAAACTTTTACTGTTATTACATGGAAAATTCCATTTTCgaacctcttttttttttttttttaaattctaagtAAGGACTCTCTTCGTTCGTAATGATTTAGTGTAACACAAAGGATCAATGGTGGTGCATTGCATATTGTGCTCTATTGAAATTCTGACTAATGACTGTTGATTATGGTGACAGGGTAAAGGGATGCAACTTAAAGACATTCCAAACGGTATGATTATTCTTTTTGGTTTCTGTTTGGTGACTCAATTATTCAATTATGAGAAAATAAGCCCTCGTTGCAGTGGCATTCAAGTTGTCTAAGACGAAACCTCATGAGACCCTACAGCTTCTCCACAATGTTCTTTTTGGCAAGAAATCTAAGGTCTCTTTCAGcctaaatttttcaaatgagcATTTTTTATGTTTGATTCTAAGCATTTTTATTTACTcctgttttatataatttccaGGTGCACACACTCAAGAAAAACATAGGCCTCTTTTCTGGTTTTGTATGGGCTGATAATGAGGTAACCTTGTTTTAATCTTTTCTTTGTATGAGTTTGGCGAGTCAACACTCATGGGCATGATAATGTGGATCTGTTAATTGCAACTAATTAATAGTGCTGTTGTTTTTAATGTTCAACAGGAAAAGCAAAGAACAAAAGTCAAGGAGAAATTTGAGAAATGTGTTAAAGAGAAATTGCTGGCTTTCTGTGATATTCTCGATATCCATGTGACCAAATCGACTACAAAGAAGGTAACATCTTACATTATCTTGTTATGGAATTTCTAGAATTTCCTTGTCTGATTGCAAACTCTGTTATTTAGGAACTTATAACGAAGTTGTTGGACTTCTTGGAATCTCCACATGCTACAACAGATAGCTTGCCTGCTGACACGGAGAAGGTAAATCTGTCGTAGTTTGGTCGTGTATGTTTTTTTGATGTTACACTACCATTATTTTTAGCCATTTTTGACCTGATCACACATCATCAAAAGGGTAAGAAGCGGAAGAGTATGGAATCAACAAGCAAAAGTCCTACTTCTTCTAATGCGACTGCTGGAAAATCGAAACAGGTGGGGCTTTTTCTTTATAATGCATTTTCTTCATGTTATTTTCTGTGGACTGTGGGTTGTAAAAAGAGATGGTGATATGCAATACTTGAGACTTAGAATTGTCGTATCTTGAGGTTTTTTTACTCTTTCTTGCTACGTATGTAATAATTTGTAATTTTCGATTCCCCTGTATCCTTCTGCGTACACCTCATTGTGTTGTTCATTGCTCTGACATGTAGAAACAAAAGTTGAGTTCTCAATCTGGAAAGAAGTCAAAGCCTTctatagaagaagaagaagaagaagatgacaaTGATGATGACAGCACAGTTGGTGAAGGAGAAAATGAAGAGGAGCATCACTCAGAAGAAGCAacagatgatgatgatgatgacaacACAGATAATGAAGGAGAAAGTGAAGAGGAGCATCACTCAGAAGAAGGAACAGATGATTATAAAGATGAGCCTGGTAAACATATGGATGTTGAGCAAAGTTCCTCAAAGAAAAGTAGTAACAAGTCTGTTGGTAAAGGAAGCAATGTCACAGCATCAAAAACTGGTAAATCTACTAAAAACCCTTCCGGTTCAACATCAAAGAAAGAATCTGTAGCAGAACCAAAGGGTAAAGTTACTACCCGTTCGAGCAAGAAGAAAAAGGAGGAAGACAATGACGTCCCTGCAAAGGGTGCATCTGCCATCAAGAAAAAGTCAAGCAAATCTTCAAAAAAAGAACAAGGTAAATCTTTGTTCCTTCTTTACTCTACACTTTTCGTTTACTCAATATCAAGTGTTTCGAATATAGCAGGGAGAGGGAAAGATTCAATAGCAGCTAACAAACAGCCTAGCAGAGAAGAAATGCATGCTGCAGCGACGAATATACTGAACGAAGTAGATTTTGATGTAGTAAGTACCAAGTCATGTCATTTCAAGTTGCTTATGTTTGATTCTTATTTAAAATCTCCATGTTTTGTTACAATGCAGGTGAAAGTAGCTGACGTCTTTCGACAACTTGGTATGTCTAATCCCTATTCGGTCATTTGTTAATGAAAGAAGTAAATTTTTTTCACTCTTAGTTCTTGTTGACTACAATCAGCGAAGCACTTTGGAGTAGATCTGGGGCATAGGTTAGAAGAAGTGAAAGAAATAATTGCTGAAGTAATGGAAAGCATATTGAAAAACATGTCCGACGACTCTGGAGATGAAACACGAAAAGATGATGGAGATGACGGATGATGAGCTACCACCGGAAGATGATTTCTTCCTCCCCTCAAGGTTGGTGGTAAACTGGTAATGAGTTTATCAACTTGAGCATAGCAGGAGGAGGGGTTTAAGCTTGAATCATTTTGTGTATTGTTTGTTGTGTACATTTTGTTAATCACGTAAATAGTTTTGTAAAATTAGTTTGAGAAATTTTAGAGAAGCAGTACAGAAACTCGAAGTACTATGCAATAAATTTGTAGATAaggtcattttttactttttttttggcTTCTAAAACCTCATCTTCATCtactcatattttgaattttatcaATTTCATTGTCAAATTTCATTTGTTCTACGCCATATTTGAATGGTTAAATTTGCTTTTTTGTACTCCTGTTTTATAGattagattattttttatatttaattctaTCAAATCTTAGTAATTTACTATTGAGATAATAGCTACTTAAAAACTACGATGTTAGGACACATCTAGTTGGTTTAGCCGAATATTAAATCACGCCATGTTAATTTACATCATGTTGGTTCAATCGaatattagagcatccccattgctgacggcacggcgctgctcaaTACGCTTGTGgcattttctatatattttttaaaaaaagtcgaattttaatttaaaaatcgtttttaaattaaaaaatcccacttcccaataaattatatccattttctcaccacttttaatttattttttattttttcccccaaaattcacattttcatctataaataccctcatttccacacaaaaaatttctcaccacactatacaattctcatctaaattctctcatcaattctcaatctttcactcttgcAAAAAAAATGTCCAGCTCCGGCGATTACCCCTCtgactcccgcggttggaaccacgaatggttcggcccAACATcattccctagtccggaaacggaattctcgccccctcctcaaacccaaggttctcaaattcCGGGTGGCTACTGGCCTTACCCGGAGGACGAGCAAGATGCCCCTGATAGGACATACGGGTGGGCACTCGAACAAGGATCGGGAGAGAGCGGCGGCTCCCAAACTCCTCCTACTTCTACTCCTCGTAGTACTCGTGTTCAGGGTCGTGGCGGTGACCCTcacgtccgcaccccgtacactccgagGGAGATGGATaagttattcaaagcctatttgaaaatctccgaagatccggagattggcacgaaccaaagtggggataggttttggtttcgcgtctctcgccggtacaatgccaCCCCGACCGGATAGAATCATCGAgggcaatgagagtatggtgcacAATGCCATCTTCAGAGCTAACGAAGAAATCTAAAAGTTCCAGGGGATTTACCTCCAAGAACAGcagtcggcggggagcggcaagagcgagctcgacatcatcagtgccgccaTGACGACCCACCAATCTTGTcattacaaaccattcaagtacctcaacgatTAGCAGGAGGTGCGtacgcatccgaagtataggggatgcttatcatcctcctccagctcctccaacaaacggtcgaggtcgttatccctatccgacgccgactcggatgaggtggctagccagcttgtcggaactaacttgggtagccccgacgccggcccaaGCCGTTcgcaacgccggccgcaaggaaggaaacaTGCGACGACCAACCGCAGTCGCGCCGCTCCCGCTCctgctccctttgtgccacttCAACCGttcaccaactcgttgtgggcccttttggctcaactcaatttggccaaTACGTCTCACATGTCTCCCGATCAACTTAATGCACATTGGACAATGATATAAGGTCTCTGAAAAACATTGGGGATAGAATAGTCTTCCATGAAGGTATTTTTTAGGCTTTAAGtaggtaatttttattttttttaaatttgtaatagtagttcgagtattttaatgtatttttatattgtagaaatgtttttagcaattgaagtatttaaattaaataatggaatggtgggaccattGGGCATGCTCTTGcagaagagcatgaatgtgtatgttgtatttttggggaagagcagagagtaaaaaattaataaatgtgaGTCCGGACCCACATCTatactctttggcaagagcatggatagAGATGCACTTAAATCACGCCATATTAATTCACCATCGGCCGGAGTTGTTGATCATAGGAAATTTAACAATAGCAAAGTTTATGGTTTTTTATAACCATGTTAAGTTTGtgggaaaattaaaatttgctCATAGTTGGTGATATTATATCATCTTTAATGATAaactaaaatctaaaataagaTAGATAATTAGCTCCAGTGGTATTTAacaatcaatttcattttttacttttgagtaaaaaatatttatcttcCCATTGACACTAAACTAAAACCAaaaactttttcaaattttgtgagcAAAAAGGACATAATAtgaagaatatttttttaagtgtaAGTTTAGTATAATCAtatttgatttgatatttaCACTCATATGATTTTaagtttagtgtaaatagtttgaGATGCTCTTAGCCACCAATTAATCTTATTTTGAGAAACAATTTTGCTAAGTTAAGGAGCCTTGTCCATTGATTAGAAAAAACTAAAATTCAGGTAATAAATCTATAAATTAATATCACATTTAGATTAATCATACTAAGCGATAATTCAACTATTCACCATctagaaatttaaaataattaattacatgaCTATATTATTCAATTAATCTTATTTTGAGAAACAATTTTGCTAAGTTAAGGAGCCTTGTCCATTGATTAGAAAAAACTAAAATTCAGGTAATAAATCTATAAATTAATATCACATTTAGATTAATCATACTAAGCGATAATTCAACTATTCACCATgaagaaatttaaaataattaattacatgaCTATATTATTTTAATCTACTTTACACTGTGAGATACAAACTCCCATTTCCGCCGCCATCCGCTCTCATCTTCTTCCCCCCCAAAACCCCTACGCTGCCGCCGTGGTAGGAAGGGAAAACGCCGCCGTCTGCACTGCTTCGAAATTTCACGACCTTACCGTAAGTCCTAACTCTGATTTCTTCGCTTATTTTCAATTAAGAATTCGTCACCCGATTGACTCTTCTTAGCTAGAAGCCTCGATCCAAATCACAATTGCAATCTATTTTTCGAGTTTTTATTTTCGTTAGCTAGAGGCCGTCACATATTAACCGCCTGATCCTTGATTCGTAATGTGACCTAGCCCTAGTTTGTTTTGACAATCAAATTTCTCTTCTCGATATTAGGGTTATTCAATGAATTGGCAGAGATTGTTATCAATTTGTATGCAATTTTAGGCTTCGTACTGGTTCTGAGTTTAGAGGGCTGAAAAAAAGGAGGCTGTAAATATATACGGCTCAGTTGATTTAGAGCCTAATTTGAAGTGAGTTGAGCCacattttcagttttttttttcgttGTTGAAACCTGTTGTTGTCTTGTTTAATTGCTTATACTGTTTAATTGGATGTTTGTCTTGTGGGAATCATACCTTAATTATGTGTATATACATTTCGTTGATTTACATTTCGTTGTTGAGTAATTGTTTGAACAGAGTCACTCATTATAACATTTTTTGCAGATAGGGTGCTGATATAGTTTAAACATAAATATGCCTCTTTATGACTGCATGCTTTTGTTAAAACCCACTGTACCAAAGGAAGCCCTCTTTGATTTGGTTGCGCGAGTGGGAAAGCATGTTTACAGAAGAAATGGAGTGGTGACTGATTTGAAATCCTTAGGAACTGTTCAATTGGGTTATGGAATCAGAAAACTGGATGGGCGATATTATCAGGTATATATTCTGCTCACCTTCAGCATGGTTTAATAAAAAATGGGTAAGATGTAGAAAATCAATTTTGTTTAATACTTTATTCAGTTCAGACTAGAATTTATATCTGAAAGTGGACATATCAAGCGAAGCCTGTCTGCCCTGTTTGACGTGTATCATTTGAGCAACTTGAACTTGTCGTTTATgaactaaattaataaaaatcgcAAGTTTGTCAAAACATTGATAATATCAAAAGCTTACATTGCATTTATAGCTAATTGAATGTTCATGAACTTTGCAGGTTGTGCTGTTTTGGCTTAATAAAATAGTTCTGATGTGTTAGATTTGGTACAATTCTGCATTATTTACTTAAGTTGACTACTTTAATAAAAATTGTATAGTGCTGAGACTGGCTTATGGTCTTCTTGCATTCCTTTTCTTACATTACATGATGTTGTCGAACTACCATGCTTGTTCTAGAACTCACAGATAACATCGCTCTCGAGCCTGGGTTATATGAGAATTGTTAAGACAGGTCTTCTTTAGTTGCTATTACTTTGAATCTTATCATCTCTTAGATCTTTTATTGATGTGAGGAAAATCAGTGTTTCTACGCCTATCACTATGGACATTAAGATGTGGGTACACCGTACATGCTTGTTTTCCTGATCTTAATTTCTTTTCCATCTGCCCCACCCCTCCTCTTTTCTCAGTAAGAGCCCTTATAAACATATTTCAATAgccaaatttttttatatattgtgtATCATATACTGCATATATGTGTTTCATTGATCTTTTCAGTGAAAATACTGCTTGTTGACAGAAAAGACAAATATCCAGACAGAATTAATTGGTATTTGATGCAGGGCCAACTGCTACAGATGACTATGATGACACCGCCTAGCATAAACTCTGAGCTGTACTATCTGAACAAGGAAGACCGGTTGCTCCGTTGGTTACTGATCAAACACCGTGACTTTAAATTCAAAGGGGGCTCAACGGGTGAAGTTGATATCGCAAGTGAGCTGAGAGATCTCAAGAGTGTTTTGAATGATGGAAACATGAATATTGAAGAGGATGAGGAcgatgacgatgatgatgatgacgaggtGCAATCTGAATCAGGAGAAAGCACGAATTAGAGATGGTTAGTTCTTGATGGTCTTCTTTTTTGGTGTGGTTTTCATCGGTTAGGACCAACTGAAACTCGTAGCATGATAAAACGAACTGTGCAATCGTATTTTATCAGATAAAATTGGCAATTTATAGAATGCTTGCACTTGTCTGGATATAGCTGTT is part of the Salvia splendens isolate huo1 chromosome 6, SspV2, whole genome shotgun sequence genome and encodes:
- the LOC121810001 gene encoding 37S ribosomal protein MRP17, mitochondrial-like — protein: MPLYDCMLLLKPTVPKEALFDLVARVGKHVYRRNGVVTDLKSLGTVQLGYGIRKLDGRYYQGQLLQMTMMTPPSINSELYYLNKEDRLLRWLLIKHRDFKFKGGSTGEVDIASELRDLKSVLNDGNMNIEEDEDDDDDDDDEVQSESGESTN
- the LOC121807856 gene encoding glutamic acid-rich protein-like isoform X2 codes for the protein MAPKKEQVGFDGSKKKDRDAGKGEDGEKEKSEAKEENAKEGNESLNKRSRKGNKNKAKVVLPLYSSDRPIRQRKTVERFMMGDPPRASPSNTLSIEKGKGVKLKDIPNVAFKLSKAKPDETLQLLHNVLFGKKSTVHTLKKNIGLFSGFVWAKNEKKQRTTVEEKFEKCVKGQLLAFCDILNIPVTKLTTKKELITKLLDFLESPHAATDSLLADMEKKQKLSSQSGKKSKSSIEEEEDNDREAKSSQIDDNHDDDSTVGDGESEDEHHSEEGIDDDDGKVGEGESEEEHHSEEATDDDDSKVGEGESEEEHHLEEANDDDDDSTAGEGESEDEHHSEEGTDDDEDESGKHMDVEQSSSKKRGKKDSGKSELKCNKSVGKGSNVTASKTGKSTQKGKVTTRSSKKKKEEDNGKGMQLKDIPNVAFKLSKTKPHETLQLLHNVLFGKKSKVHTLKKNIGLFSGFVWADNEEKQRTKVKEKFEKCVKEKLLAFCDILDIHVTKSTTKKELITKLLDFLESPHATTDSLPADTEKGKKRKSMESTSKSPTSSNATAGKSKQKQKLSSQSGKKSKPSIEEEEEEDDNDDDSTVGEGENEEEHHSEEATDDDDDDNTDNEGESEEEHHSEEGTDDYKDEPGKHMDVEQSSSKKSSNKSVGKGSNVTASKTGKSTKNPSGSTSKKESVAEPKGKVTTRSSKKKKEEDNDVPAKGASAIKKKSSKSSKKEQGRGKDSIAANKQPSREEMHAAATNILNEVDFDVVKVADVFRQLAKHFGVDLGHRLEEVKEIIAEVMESILKNMSDDSGDETRKDDGDDG
- the LOC121807856 gene encoding glutamic acid-rich protein-like isoform X1 produces the protein MAPKKEQVGFDGSKKKDRDAGKGEDGEKEKSEAKEENAKEGNESLNKRSRKGNKNKAKVVLPLYSSDRPIRQRKTVERFMMGDPPRASPSNTLSIEKGKGVKLKDIPNVAFKLSKAKPDETLQLLHNVLFGKKSTVHTLKKNIGLFSGFVWAKNEKKQRTTVEEKFEKCVKGQLLAFCDILNIPVTKLTTKKELITKLLDFLESPHAATDSLLADMEKKQKLSSQSGKKSKSSIEEEEDNDREAKSSQIDDNHDDDSTVGDGESEDEHHSEEGIDDDDGKVGEGESEEEHHSEEATDDDDSKVGEGESEEEHHLEEANDDDDDSTAGEGESEDEHHSEEGTDDDEDESGKHMDVEQSSSKKRGKKDSGKSELKCNKSVGKGSNVTASKTGKSTQKGKVTTRSSKKKKEEDNGKGMQLKDIPNVAFKLSKTKPHETLQLLHNVLFGKKSKVHTLKKNIGLFSGFVWADNEEKQRTKVKEKFEKCVKEKLLAFCDILDIHVTKSTTKKELITKLLDFLESPHATTDSLPADTEKGKKRKSMESTSKSPTSSNATAGKSKQKQKLSSQSGKKSKPSIEEEEEEDDNDDDSTVGEGENEEEHHSEEATDDDDDDNTDNEGESEEEHHSEEGTDDYKDEPGKHMDVEQSSSKKSSNKSVGKGSNVTASKTGKSTKNPSGSTSKKESVAEPKGKVTTRSSKKKKEEDNDVPAKGASAIKKKSSKSSKKEQAGRGKDSIAANKQPSREEMHAAATNILNEVDFDVVKVADVFRQLAKHFGVDLGHRLEEVKEIIAEVMESILKNMSDDSGDETRKDDGDDG
- the LOC121807856 gene encoding glutamic acid-rich protein-like isoform X3; amino-acid sequence: MPARTSTWTYYYPHMTLFLHCITRLFREMLHALAFKLSKAKPDETLQLLHNVLFGKKSTVHTLKKNIGLFSGFVWAKNEKKQRTTVEEKFEKCVKGQLLAFCDILNIPVTKLTTKKELITKLLDFLESPHAATDSLLADMEKKQKLSSQSGKKSKSSIEEEEDNDREAKSSQIDDNHDDDSTVGDGESEDEHHSEEGIDDDDGKVGEGESEEEHHSEEATDDDDSKVGEGESEEEHHLEEANDDDDDSTAGEGESEDEHHSEEGTDDDEDESGKHMDVEQSSSKKRGKKDSGKSELKCNKSVGKGSNVTASKTGKSTQKGKVTTRSSKKKKEEDNGKGMQLKDIPNVAFKLSKTKPHETLQLLHNVLFGKKSKVHTLKKNIGLFSGFVWADNEEKQRTKVKEKFEKCVKEKLLAFCDILDIHVTKSTTKKELITKLLDFLESPHATTDSLPADTEKGKKRKSMESTSKSPTSSNATAGKSKQKQKLSSQSGKKSKPSIEEEEEEDDNDDDSTVGEGENEEEHHSEEATDDDDDDNTDNEGESEEEHHSEEGTDDYKDEPGKHMDVEQSSSKKSSNKSVGKGSNVTASKTGKSTKNPSGSTSKKESVAEPKGKVTTRSSKKKKEEDNDVPAKGASAIKKKSSKSSKKEQAGRGKDSIAANKQPSREEMHAAATNILNEVDFDVVKVADVFRQLAKHFGVDLGHRLEEVKEIIAEVMESILKNMSDDSGDETRKDDGDDG